The following are from one region of the Polaribacter marinaquae genome:
- a CDS encoding TonB-dependent receptor, with protein MKRNLLLIILFLPLSVFSQKTTILKGTIKNTNKTVIENVSVEYGSKGTITDKNGNYSIRIPYKKEITLKFSHISYKTIFHKITAKSRNAIRYSPTLILKTESLQEVVVKDNRKAASGITKIDVNKAKNIIGANEGVENILMTLPGVNNNNELSTQYNVRGGNFDENLVYVNGIEVYRPFLVRSGQQEGLSFINSNMVQNIDFSAGGFQAKYGDKLSSVLDITYKKPTETVTTINASLLGGSLTFESPFLEDKLTLITSLRYRDNSLFVNSKQIETNFRPKFTDLQSYITYKVNNKVIINYLSNFSLNNYNYQPISRRTRFGTVANPLELIVFYEGKEENNYLTLFNALSADVSVNENLSFSSTISSYNTQEEEYYDIAASYNLGEVDANIGSENFGVVDFSQGIGSQLNHARNDLDALINNVQLKGTYKKDRQQLNFGIKYQHEDVRERIREWEVIDSLGFSVRPPNHISNNQPYKSFEGPITPFQNIRKDNNVSINRVSGFVQFNERLFMGDSEFWYNIGIRAHNWSVKSGSKTSKSQTTISPRIQASIKPNWHNDMLFRFAAGWYSQPPSYRELKDFNGTINENVKAQKSIHLVAGMDYSFDLWGRPFKLTSELYYKNLNDINAYSVDNVRIRYRADNLTTGFAHGIDLRLNGEFVPGSESWVSLGYLKTEENIENRGDISRPTDQRLKFAVLFQDYVPNLPNLKAYLNLVYNTGVPGGAPAYADVYQFQERLRDYKRADLGISYVFTDANKQYKTGWLSNFKELTAGLELFNMFDIQNSITNTWVRDVYSKNQFGIPNFMTGRVLNFKIRIKIN; from the coding sequence GTGAAAAGAAATTTACTATTAATCATATTATTTTTACCGCTTTCTGTTTTTTCTCAGAAAACAACCATATTAAAAGGTACCATAAAAAACACTAATAAAACTGTTATAGAAAACGTATCTGTAGAATATGGCTCAAAAGGAACCATTACTGATAAAAATGGTAATTACTCAATTAGAATACCTTATAAGAAAGAAATTACTTTAAAATTTAGTCATATTAGTTATAAAACTATTTTTCATAAAATTACGGCAAAAAGTAGAAATGCAATTCGCTACTCTCCTACTTTAATTCTTAAAACAGAATCGTTACAAGAAGTGGTTGTAAAAGATAATAGAAAAGCAGCTAGCGGAATCACTAAAATTGACGTAAACAAAGCAAAAAATATTATTGGCGCCAATGAAGGTGTAGAAAATATTTTAATGACTTTACCTGGCGTAAATAATAACAATGAGTTAAGTACACAATATAATGTTAGAGGTGGTAATTTTGATGAAAACCTTGTTTATGTAAACGGAATTGAAGTTTATAGACCTTTTTTAGTAAGATCTGGTCAGCAGGAAGGGCTTAGTTTTATAAACTCTAATATGGTTCAGAATATAGATTTTTCTGCAGGAGGTTTTCAAGCAAAATATGGTGACAAGCTATCTTCTGTTCTAGATATTACATACAAAAAACCAACGGAAACTGTAACTACTATAAATGCAAGTTTATTAGGTGGTAGCTTAACTTTCGAAAGTCCGTTTTTAGAAGATAAATTAACTTTAATCACAAGTTTAAGGTATAGAGATAATAGCTTGTTTGTAAACAGTAAACAAATTGAAACAAACTTTAGACCAAAATTTACAGATTTACAATCTTATATCACGTATAAAGTAAACAACAAAGTTATTATAAACTATCTGAGTAACTTTTCTTTAAACAATTACAATTATCAACCAATATCTAGAAGAACAAGATTCGGTACTGTTGCAAATCCTTTAGAATTAATTGTTTTTTATGAAGGAAAAGAAGAAAACAACTATTTAACGCTTTTTAATGCTTTGTCTGCAGATGTTTCTGTAAATGAAAATTTATCTTTCTCAAGTACAATTTCTTCATACAACACACAAGAAGAAGAGTATTACGATATTGCGGCTTCTTACAATTTAGGAGAAGTTGATGCTAATATTGGCTCTGAAAATTTTGGTGTAGTAGATTTTTCTCAAGGAATTGGATCACAGTTAAATCATGCTAGAAACGATTTAGATGCTTTGATTAATAATGTTCAACTAAAAGGAACTTATAAAAAAGACCGACAACAATTAAATTTTGGTATTAAATATCAACATGAAGATGTTAGAGAAAGAATAAGAGAATGGGAAGTTATTGATTCTTTAGGGTTCTCTGTAAGACCACCAAATCATATTTCAAATAATCAACCTTATAAATCTTTTGAAGGTCCAATTACACCATTTCAAAATATTAGAAAAGATAATAATGTATCTATAAATAGAGTTTCGGGTTTTGTTCAGTTTAATGAGCGTTTATTTATGGGCGACAGTGAATTTTGGTATAATATTGGAATTAGAGCACATAATTGGAGTGTTAAATCTGGCTCTAAAACTTCTAAAAGTCAAACAACCATAAGCCCTCGAATTCAAGCTTCAATTAAACCTAATTGGCATAACGATATGCTTTTTAGATTTGCGGCTGGTTGGTATTCTCAACCACCTTCGTATCGAGAATTAAAAGATTTTAATGGTACTATAAATGAGAATGTAAAAGCTCAAAAATCTATACATTTAGTTGCAGGTATGGATTATAGTTTTGATTTATGGGGAAGACCTTTTAAGCTTACATCAGAATTATATTACAAAAATTTAAATGATATTAATGCTTATTCTGTTGATAATGTTAGAATTCGTTACAGAGCAGATAATTTAACAACAGGTTTTGCTCACGGAATAGATTTAAGATTGAATGGTGAATTTGTACCTGGAAGTGAAAGTTGGGTTAGTTTAGGTTACTTAAAAACAGAAGAAAACATAGAAAATAGAGGTGATATTTCTAGACCAACAGACCAAAGATTAAAATTTGCTGTTTTATTTCAAGACTATGTGCCTAATCTGCCAAATTTAAAGGCTTATTTAAACCTAGTTTATAACACAGGTGTTCCTGGTGGTGCACCGGCTTATGCTGATGTATATCAATTTCAAGAACGACTTCGTGATTACAAAAGAGCAGATTTAGGAATTTCTTATGTTTTTACAGATGCAAACAAACAATACAAAACGGGCTGGTTATCTAATTTTAAAGAACTAACAGCTGGTTTAGAATTATTTAATATGTTTGATATACAGAATTCTATAACCAACACTTGGGTTAGAGATGTGTATTCTAAAAATCAATTTGGGATTCCTAATTTTATGACTGGAAGAGTTCTTAATTTTAAAATAAGAATTAAAATTAATTAA
- a CDS encoding M23 family metallopeptidase → MKQKLFILLLLPLFSLAQDKYPKDYFRNPLNIPIVLSGTFGELRSNHFHSGLDIKTQGKEGLKVVAVADGYVSRIKVQQYGYGKAIYVTHPNGYTSVYGHLSKFNPEIEAYVKSIQYKKENYETGNLFPKKNKFVLKKGELLAYSGDTGGSGGPHLHFEIRNTKSENVINPLFFGLQVDDTKSPTIQSLQVYPLNEGSRINQQNNSFKIAVKNIGKGKYTANRIFASGRIGFGINVFDRLNKALNKNGIYSLEMLVNGKRHYYHDVETFSFSESKYLNLLIDYAYYKKYRSRIQKTFKVKNNKLSIYQDLVDKGEINIENGLNYTIKIIARDFKGNTSAVTIPVIGKKINAIFKKQKDTTIYKITADKFHKFTNKNVTVAFPKNSFYDDIYLDFKVENNIAKIHDKTVPLDKSFTLTFDVSKYTKAQKEKLYIANVENQKYPRYTNTRKKDSTFYTTTKTLGKYSLISDNQKPKVNILYFKNNQWISKFNTLKVKISDVGSGIKNWHATIDGKWVLMQFNHKRRILTYNFDDNKLIGSKHNFRIIVSDNVGNTTERSATFFKKQTN, encoded by the coding sequence TTGAAACAGAAATTATTTATACTCTTATTACTACCGCTTTTTAGTTTAGCTCAAGATAAATATCCAAAAGATTATTTTAGAAACCCTTTAAATATACCAATTGTTTTATCTGGTACTTTTGGCGAATTAAGAAGCAACCATTTTCATTCTGGTTTAGATATTAAAACGCAAGGTAAAGAAGGTTTAAAAGTTGTTGCCGTTGCAGATGGGTACGTTTCTAGAATTAAAGTGCAACAATATGGTTATGGTAAAGCTATTTATGTTACACATCCAAATGGTTATACATCGGTTTATGGTCATTTAAGTAAATTTAATCCAGAAATCGAGGCATACGTTAAATCTATACAATACAAGAAAGAAAATTATGAAACTGGTAATTTATTCCCTAAAAAGAACAAATTTGTCTTAAAAAAGGGCGAATTACTTGCCTATTCTGGTGATACTGGCGGTTCTGGTGGCCCACATTTACACTTCGAAATTAGAAATACAAAATCAGAAAACGTTATAAACCCTTTATTTTTTGGTTTACAAGTAGACGATACCAAATCACCTACAATTCAATCTTTACAAGTTTATCCTTTAAATGAAGGGTCAAGAATTAATCAGCAAAATAATAGTTTTAAAATCGCTGTAAAAAATATTGGTAAAGGTAAATATACTGCAAATAGAATCTTTGCAAGTGGGCGTATTGGTTTTGGTATCAATGTTTTTGATAGACTAAATAAGGCTTTAAATAAAAACGGAATTTATAGCTTAGAAATGTTAGTTAATGGTAAAAGACATTATTATCACGATGTAGAAACTTTTTCTTTTTCTGAAAGCAAATATTTAAATCTATTAATAGATTATGCGTATTATAAAAAGTATAGAAGTCGAATTCAGAAAACCTTTAAAGTAAAAAATAATAAACTATCAATTTATCAAGATCTTGTTGATAAAGGCGAAATAAACATCGAAAATGGTTTAAATTACACCATAAAAATAATAGCTAGAGATTTTAAAGGAAATACAAGCGCTGTTACAATTCCGGTAATTGGTAAAAAAATTAATGCTATTTTCAAAAAACAAAAAGACACTACCATTTATAAAATTACTGCAGATAAATTTCATAAATTTACAAACAAAAATGTAACTGTTGCTTTCCCTAAAAACAGCTTTTATGATGATATTTATTTAGATTTTAAGGTGGAAAACAACATTGCAAAAATACACGACAAAACAGTACCTTTAGATAAAAGTTTTACCTTAACTTTTGATGTTTCTAAATACACAAAAGCACAAAAAGAAAAGTTATATATTGCTAATGTTGAAAATCAAAAATATCCTAGGTACACAAATACAAGAAAAAAAGACAGTACTTTTTACACAACAACAAAAACTTTAGGTAAATACTCTTTAATTTCTGACAATCAAAAACCTAAGGTTAATATTTTGTATTTTAAAAATAATCAATGGATATCGAAATTCAATACTTTAAAAGTCAAAATTTCTGATGTTGGTTCTGGTATCAAAAACTGGCATGCAACTATAGATGGTAAATGGGTTTTAATGCAATTTAATCATAAAAGAAGAATTCTAACATATAATTTTGATGACAATAAATTGATTGGAAGCAAGCATAATTTTAGAATTATAGTGTCTGACAATGTAGGTAATACTACAGAGCGTTCTGCAACGTTTTTTAAGAAACAAACAAATTAA
- a CDS encoding cell division protein ZapA has product MDKLKINIVIAGRTYPLSVNNTKEEEGMRKAATAINKLISMYEQNYAVSDKQDVLAMCALQFASKLEISTIEKGSENTETINKLRELTNLVDTHLK; this is encoded by the coding sequence GTGGATAAATTAAAAATTAATATAGTTATAGCTGGTAGAACTTACCCTTTAAGTGTTAATAATACTAAAGAAGAAGAAGGTATGCGAAAAGCAGCTACAGCAATTAATAAGTTAATTTCTATGTACGAGCAAAATTATGCAGTAAGCGATAAACAAGATGTTTTAGCTATGTGTGCTTTACAGTTTGCTTCTAAATTAGAAATATCTACAATAGAAAAAGGTTCTGAAAATACTGAAACAATAAATAAATTAAGAGAATTAACCAATTTGGTTGATACTCATTTAAAATAA